Proteins from one Ahaetulla prasina isolate Xishuangbanna chromosome 2, ASM2864084v1, whole genome shotgun sequence genomic window:
- the DCAF1 gene encoding DDB1- and CUL4-associated factor 1 isoform X2, protein MTSCSELVDSKAELTALLEQWEKDHGSGQDMVPILTRMSELIEKETEEYRKRDPDPFDDRHPGRADPKCMLGHLLRILFKNDDFMNALVNAYVMTSREPPLNTAACRLLLDIMPGLETAVVFQEKEGIVENLFKWAREADQPLRTFATGLLGGAMENQDIAANYRDENSQLVAFVLQRLRELQVIEMNTKHENKRPSPRKVPSDPLLPLDEEAVDMDYGEMAVDGEQEEVTGDMEISFNLDSNHKTSSRVNSAAKKSGKQHEKENFRKAKQKLGFSSEPERMFVELSNSSWSEMSPWVIGTNYNLYPLTPAIEQRLILQYLTPLGEYQELLPIFMQLGSRDLMMFYIDLKRTNDVLLTFEALKYLASLLLHNKFATEFVAHGGVQKLLEIPRPSMAATGVSMCLYYLSYNQDAMERVCMHPHVLSDVVNYTLWLMECSHASGCCHATMFFSICFSFRAVLELFDRHDGLRRLVNLISTLDILNLQTQGALLSDDEIFASRQTGKHTCMAMRRYFEAHLAIKVEQVKQSLQRTEGGILIHPQPPYKACSYTHEQIVEMMEFLIEYGPGQLYWDPAEVFLKLCCVQLMLQLISIACNWKTYYARNDTVRYALDVLAILTVVPKIQLQLAEAVDTVDEGGTSISIVGISIILGLAEGEFFIHDAEIQKSALQIIINCVCGPDNRISSIGKFISGTPRRALPQTPRNSEHTLAKMWNVVQSNNGIKVLLSLLSVKMPITDADQIRALACKALVGLSRSSTVRQIISKLPLFSSCQIQQLMKEPVLQDKRSEHVKFCKYAAELIERVSGKPLLIGTDVSLARLQKADVVAQSRISFPEKELLLLIRNHLISKGLGETATILTKEADLPMTAASHSSAFTPVPATSSPVSLPRTPRIANGIAARLTNHPSVASGASSVHPQPRPAGCQGPLALPGPSHATNTPVIGRISFIRERPSPCNGRKIRVLRQKSDHGAYSQSPAIKKQLDRHLPSPPTLDSIITEYLREQHARCKNPVATCPPFSLFTPHQCPEPKQRRQAPTNFTSRLTRRAAFPKYGGVDGGCFDRHLIFSRFRPISVFREANEDESGFTCCAFSARERFLMLGTCTGHLKLYNVFSGQEEASYKCHNSAITHLEPSRDGSLLLTSASWSQPLSALWGMKSVFETKHSFTDDHYVEFSKHSQDRVIGTKGDIAHIYDIQTGNKLLTLFNPDLANNYKKNSATFNPTDDLVLNDGVLWDVRSAQAIHKFDKFNMTISGVFHPNGLEVIVNTEIWDLRTFHLLHTVPALDQCRVVFNHTGTVMYGAMLQADDEDDLLEERMRSPFGSSFRTFNATDYKPIATIDVKRNIFDLCTDTKDCYLAVIENQGSMDAMNMDTVCRLYEVGRQRLAEDEEDEEEDQEEEEQEEDDDEDEDDTDDLDELDTDQLLEADLEEEENNENAGEDGENDFSPSDDEEVANLLEEGDEGEDDDSDADEEVELILGDTDSSDNLDLEDDIILSLNE, encoded by the exons ATGACTTCATGTTCTGAGCTTGTAGATTCCAAGGCTGAGCTCACTGCTTTGCTAGAGCAATGGGAGAAAGATCATGGCAGTGGACAAGACATGGTTCCTATTCTTACCCG AATGTCAGAGTTGATTGAAAAGGAGACAGAAGAGTATCGTAAACGAGATCCAGATCCATTTGATGATAGGCATCCCG GTCGAGCAGACCCAAAATGTATGCTTGGACACTTGCTGAGGATTCTTTTCAAGAATGATGATTTCATGAATGCA ctGGTAAATGCTTACGTCATGACAAGCAGAGAACCTCCACTGAACACAGCTGCCTGCCGACTCCTGTTGGACATTATGCCTGGGCTGGAAACTGCTGTTGTCTTTCAGGAGAAG GAAGGCATTGTTGAGAATCTCTTCAAGTGGGCACGAGAAGCTGATCAGCCTTTAAGGACATTCGCAACTGGATTGCTTGGAGGTGCCATGGAGAATCAAGATATCGCTGCCAACTATAGAGATGAGAATTCCCAACTG GTGGCATTTGTCCTTCAACGTTTGCGAGAGCTGCAAGTCATTGAAATGAACACCAAACATGAAAATAAGCGTCCCAGTCCTCGAAAAGTGCCATCCGACCCCTTGCTGCCTCTAGATGAAGAAGCTGTGGACATGGATTATGGGGAGATGGCTGTGGATGGTGAGCAGGAGGAAGTGACGGGGGACATGGAGATTTCATTTAACCTTGACTCAAATCACAAGACAAGTAGTCGGGTAAATTCTGCCGCCAAAAAATCAGGGAAGCAACACGAAAAAGAGAATTTccgaaaagcaaaacaaaaactcgGCTTCTCTTCTGAACCAGAAAGGATGTTTGTTGAACTGTCTAATAGCAGCTGGTCTGAGATGTCTCCTTGGGTGATTGGCACAAATTATAACCTGTATCCCTTGACCCCCGCCATAGAGCAAAGACTGATCCTGCAGTATCTGACTCCTCTAGGGGAGTATCAAGAG TTGCTGCCTATCTTCATGCAACTTGGATCAAGAGATTTGATGATGTTCTATATTGACTTGAAACGGACCAATGATGTACTGCTTACTTTTGAAGCCCTAAAG TATTTGGCATCTCTGCTGCTCCACAACAAGTTTGCAACGGAGTTTGTTGCTCACGGAGGAGTACAGAAGCTATTGGAGATTCCTCGCCCTTCTATGGCAGCCACAGGTGTCTCCATGTGTTTATACTATTTGTCTTACAATCAGGATGCTATGGAAAGG GTATGCATGCATCCCCACGTACTATCAGATGTTGTGAACTACACCTtgtggttgatggaatgctctcACGCATCAGGCTGCTGCCATGCTACCATGTTCTTTTCTATTTGTTTCTCGTTCCGTGCAGTTTTAGAGCTCTTTGATAGGCATGATGGCTTACGGCGCCTAGTTAACTTG ATTAGCACTCTTGATATCTTAAATTTGCAAACCCAAGGTGCGCTGCTAAGTGATGATGAGATCTTTGCTAGCCGTCAGACTGGAAAACATACTTGCATGGCCATGCGCAGGTATTTTGAGGCACATCTTGCCATCAAAGTAGAGCAAGTGAAGCAGTCACTTCAACGCACAGAAGGTGGAATTCTGATCCATCCACAGCCTCCATATAAG GCTTGTTCCTATACTCATGAACAGATTGTGGAAATGATGGAGTTTTTAATAGAATATGGACCAGGTCAGCTCTATTGGGATCCAGCAGAGGTGTTTCTCAAGCTATGTTGTGTACAGCTCATGCTTCAACTTATTTCAATAGCCTGCAATTGGAAGACTTACTATGCAAG AAACGACACGGTGCGTTATGCGTTGGATGTTTTGGCCATTCTCACTGTGGTTCCAAAAATTCAATTACAGTTAGCTGAGGCAGTGGATACTGTGGATGAGGGAGGAACATCTATTTCTATAGTGG gtatCAGCATCATTTTGGGGCTTGCCGAGGGTGAATTCTTTATTCACGATGCAGAAATCCAGAAATCTGCCCTTCAGATCATCATTAACTGTGTCTGCGGTCCAGACAATCGTATCTCCAGCATTGGCAAATTTATCTCTGGCACACCTCGTCGTGCACTCCCCCAAACACCCAGGAATAGTGAGCATACTTTGGCCAAGATGTGGAACGTGGTGCAGTCAAACAATGGCATCAAAGTGCTGTTATCATTGCTCTCTGTCAAAATGCCCATTACAGATGCAGACCAGATCCGAGCATTGGCCTGCAAAGCCCTGGTTGGCTTGTCGCGAAGTAGTACAGTCCGGCAGATCATCAGCAAGCTGCCCCTGTTCAGCAGCTGTCAGATCCAGCAGTTAATGAAGGAACCTGTGCTGCAGGATAAGCGCAGCGAGCATGTCAAGTTTTGCAAATATGCTGCGGAGCTGATAGAGCGTGTCTCAGGAAAACCCTTGTTGATTGGGACCGATGTCTCTCTGGCCCGACTGCAGAAGGCAGATGTGGTGGCCCAGTCGAGGATTTCATTTCCTGAGAAGGAGCTGCTCCTTTTGATCAGGAACCATCTCATCTCTAAAGGGCTAGGAGAAACTGCTACCATCCTTACAAAGGAGGCAGATCTACCCATGACAGCAGCTTCTCATTCCTCTGCCTTCACCCCAGTTCCTGCCACTTCATCTCCTGTGTCTCTGCCTCGTACCCCTCGCATAGCAAATGGCATTGCGGCCCGGTTGACTAACCATCCTTCTGTTGCTTCTGGTGCTTCCTCTGTTCACCCTCAGCCAAGGCCAGCTGGCTGCCAGGGCCCACTTGCACTGCCAGGCCCATCTCACGCCACCAACACCCCAGTGATTGGCAGGATTAGCTTTATTCGTGAGAGACCATCTCCCTGCAATGGCAGAAAAATCAGAGTGCTTCGGCAAAAATCAGACCACGGCGCCTACAGTCAGAGTCCAGCTATCAAAAAACAGCTGGACAGacaccttccttcccctcccacctTGGACAGTATAATCACAGAGTACCTTAGGGAGCAGCATGCGCGCTGCAAAAACCCTGTAGCTACTTGcccccccttttctctttttaCACCCCACCAGTGTCCTGAGCCAAAACAGAGGCGCCAAGCGCCAACTAACTTTACCTCGCGGCTGACCCGCAGGGCAGCCTTCCCAAAGTATGGCGGGGTAGATGGTGGATGCTTTGATAGACACCTTATATTTAGCAG GTTCCGTCCAATTTCTGTGTTCCGGGAAGCAAATGAAGATGAAAGTGGCTTTACGTGTTGTGCATTTTCTGCACGGGAGCGATTCCTGATGTTGGGCACCTGCACAGGGCACCTAAAACTCTACAATGTCTTTAGCGGGCAGGAGGAGGCCAGCTACAAGTGCCATAACTCTGCTATCACGCACCTTGAGCCATCCAGG GATGGTTCTTTATTGCTGACATCtgcttcctggagccagccactTTCTGCATTGTGGGGAATGAAATCTGTCTTTGAAACCAA GCATTCCTTCACGGATGACCATTATGTTGAGTTCAGTAAGCATTCTCAGGATAGGGTCATTGGCACCAAGGGGGACATTGCCCAT ATCTATGATATTCAGACTGGCAACAAGCTCTTGACTTTGTTTAACCCAGATCTTGCAAACAACTACAAGAAGAATTCTGCCACCTTTAACCCCACAGATGACCTTGTCTTAAACGATGGTGTCCTCTGGGATGTTCGCTCTGCACAGGCTATTCATAAATTCGATAAATTCAATATGACCATCAGTGGTGTTTTTCACCCGAATGGACTGGAGGTCATAGTGAACACAGAAATT TGGGACTTGCGGACTTTCCACTTGTTACACACAGTGCCTGCTTTGGATCAATGCCGTGTTGTTTTCAACCATACTGGGACAGTTATGTATGGAG CTATGCTACAAgcagatgatgaagatgatttgCTGGAAGAGAGAATGCGAAGTCCTTTTGGGTCATCCTTCAGGACATTCAATGCAACAGACTACAAACCAATTG ccacCATTGATGTGAAAAGAAACATCTTTGATCTATGTACGGACACAAAGGATTGTTATTTAGCTGTTATTGag AACCAGGGAAGTATGGATGCCATGAACATGGATACTGTTTGCAGGCTCTATGAAGTGGGCAGGCAGCGTTTGGCAGAAGATGAGGAGGATGAGGAAGAAGATCAG
- the DCAF1 gene encoding DDB1- and CUL4-associated factor 1 isoform X1, protein MTSCSELVDSKAELTALLEQWEKDHGSGQDMVPILTRMSELIEKETEEYRKRDPDPFDDRHPGRADPKCMLGHLLRILFKNDDFMNALVNAYVMTSREPPLNTAACRLLLDIMPGLETAVVFQEKEGIVENLFKWAREADQPLRTFATGLLGGAMENQDIAANYRDENSQLVAFVLQRLRELQVIEMNTKHENKRPSPRKVPSDPLLPLDEEAVDMDYGEMAVDGEQEEVTGDMEISFNLDSNHKTSSRVNSAAKKSGKQHEKENFRKAKQKLGFSSEPERMFVELSNSSWSEMSPWVIGTNYNLYPLTPAIEQRLILQYLTPLGEYQELLPIFMQLGSRDLMMFYIDLKRTNDVLLTFEALKYLASLLLHNKFATEFVAHGGVQKLLEIPRPSMAATGVSMCLYYLSYNQDAMERVCMHPHVLSDVVNYTLWLMECSHASGCCHATMFFSICFSFRAVLELFDRHDGLRRLVNLISTLDILNLQTQGALLSDDEIFASRQTGKHTCMAMRRYFEAHLAIKVEQVKQSLQRTEGGILIHPQPPYKACSYTHEQIVEMMEFLIEYGPGQLYWDPAEVFLKLCCVQLMLQLISIACNWKTYYARNDTVRYALDVLAILTVVPKIQLQLAEAVDTVDEGGTSISIVGISIILGLAEGEFFIHDAEIQKSALQIIINCVCGPDNRISSIGKFISGTPRRALPQTPRNSEHTLAKMWNVVQSNNGIKVLLSLLSVKMPITDADQIRALACKALVGLSRSSTVRQIISKLPLFSSCQIQQLMKEPVLQDKRSEHVKFCKYAAELIERVSGKPLLIGTDVSLARLQKADVVAQSRISFPEKELLLLIRNHLISKGLGETATILTKEADLPMTAASHSSAFTPVPATSSPVSLPRTPRIANGIAARLTNHPSVASGASSVHPQPRPAGCQGPLALPGPSHATNTPVIGRISFIRERPSPCNGRKIRVLRQKSDHGAYSQSPAIKKQLDRHLPSPPTLDSIITEYLREQHARCKNPVATCPPFSLFTPHQCPEPKQRRQAPTNFTSRLTRRAAFPKYGGVDGGCFDRHLIFSRFRPISVFREANEDESGFTCCAFSARERFLMLGTCTGHLKLYNVFSGQEEASYKCHNSAITHLEPSRDGSLLLTSASWSQPLSALWGMKSVFETKHSFTDDHYVEFSKHSQDRVIGTKGDIAHIYDIQTGNKLLTLFNPDLANNYKKNSATFNPTDDLVLNDGVLWDVRSAQAIHKFDKFNMTISGVFHPNGLEVIVNTEIWDLRTFHLLHTVPALDQCRVVFNHTGTVMYGAMLQADDEDDLLEERMRSPFGSSFRTFNATDYKPIATIDVKRNIFDLCTDTKDCYLAVIENQGSMDAMNMDTVCRLYEVGRQRLAEDEEDEEEDQEEEEQEEDDDEDEDDTDDLDELDTDQLLEADLEEEENNENAGEDGENDFSPSDDEEVANLLEEGDEGEDDDSDADEEVELILGDSQDTTSPGRLLKMFHSIFSLYKVLS, encoded by the exons ATGACTTCATGTTCTGAGCTTGTAGATTCCAAGGCTGAGCTCACTGCTTTGCTAGAGCAATGGGAGAAAGATCATGGCAGTGGACAAGACATGGTTCCTATTCTTACCCG AATGTCAGAGTTGATTGAAAAGGAGACAGAAGAGTATCGTAAACGAGATCCAGATCCATTTGATGATAGGCATCCCG GTCGAGCAGACCCAAAATGTATGCTTGGACACTTGCTGAGGATTCTTTTCAAGAATGATGATTTCATGAATGCA ctGGTAAATGCTTACGTCATGACAAGCAGAGAACCTCCACTGAACACAGCTGCCTGCCGACTCCTGTTGGACATTATGCCTGGGCTGGAAACTGCTGTTGTCTTTCAGGAGAAG GAAGGCATTGTTGAGAATCTCTTCAAGTGGGCACGAGAAGCTGATCAGCCTTTAAGGACATTCGCAACTGGATTGCTTGGAGGTGCCATGGAGAATCAAGATATCGCTGCCAACTATAGAGATGAGAATTCCCAACTG GTGGCATTTGTCCTTCAACGTTTGCGAGAGCTGCAAGTCATTGAAATGAACACCAAACATGAAAATAAGCGTCCCAGTCCTCGAAAAGTGCCATCCGACCCCTTGCTGCCTCTAGATGAAGAAGCTGTGGACATGGATTATGGGGAGATGGCTGTGGATGGTGAGCAGGAGGAAGTGACGGGGGACATGGAGATTTCATTTAACCTTGACTCAAATCACAAGACAAGTAGTCGGGTAAATTCTGCCGCCAAAAAATCAGGGAAGCAACACGAAAAAGAGAATTTccgaaaagcaaaacaaaaactcgGCTTCTCTTCTGAACCAGAAAGGATGTTTGTTGAACTGTCTAATAGCAGCTGGTCTGAGATGTCTCCTTGGGTGATTGGCACAAATTATAACCTGTATCCCTTGACCCCCGCCATAGAGCAAAGACTGATCCTGCAGTATCTGACTCCTCTAGGGGAGTATCAAGAG TTGCTGCCTATCTTCATGCAACTTGGATCAAGAGATTTGATGATGTTCTATATTGACTTGAAACGGACCAATGATGTACTGCTTACTTTTGAAGCCCTAAAG TATTTGGCATCTCTGCTGCTCCACAACAAGTTTGCAACGGAGTTTGTTGCTCACGGAGGAGTACAGAAGCTATTGGAGATTCCTCGCCCTTCTATGGCAGCCACAGGTGTCTCCATGTGTTTATACTATTTGTCTTACAATCAGGATGCTATGGAAAGG GTATGCATGCATCCCCACGTACTATCAGATGTTGTGAACTACACCTtgtggttgatggaatgctctcACGCATCAGGCTGCTGCCATGCTACCATGTTCTTTTCTATTTGTTTCTCGTTCCGTGCAGTTTTAGAGCTCTTTGATAGGCATGATGGCTTACGGCGCCTAGTTAACTTG ATTAGCACTCTTGATATCTTAAATTTGCAAACCCAAGGTGCGCTGCTAAGTGATGATGAGATCTTTGCTAGCCGTCAGACTGGAAAACATACTTGCATGGCCATGCGCAGGTATTTTGAGGCACATCTTGCCATCAAAGTAGAGCAAGTGAAGCAGTCACTTCAACGCACAGAAGGTGGAATTCTGATCCATCCACAGCCTCCATATAAG GCTTGTTCCTATACTCATGAACAGATTGTGGAAATGATGGAGTTTTTAATAGAATATGGACCAGGTCAGCTCTATTGGGATCCAGCAGAGGTGTTTCTCAAGCTATGTTGTGTACAGCTCATGCTTCAACTTATTTCAATAGCCTGCAATTGGAAGACTTACTATGCAAG AAACGACACGGTGCGTTATGCGTTGGATGTTTTGGCCATTCTCACTGTGGTTCCAAAAATTCAATTACAGTTAGCTGAGGCAGTGGATACTGTGGATGAGGGAGGAACATCTATTTCTATAGTGG gtatCAGCATCATTTTGGGGCTTGCCGAGGGTGAATTCTTTATTCACGATGCAGAAATCCAGAAATCTGCCCTTCAGATCATCATTAACTGTGTCTGCGGTCCAGACAATCGTATCTCCAGCATTGGCAAATTTATCTCTGGCACACCTCGTCGTGCACTCCCCCAAACACCCAGGAATAGTGAGCATACTTTGGCCAAGATGTGGAACGTGGTGCAGTCAAACAATGGCATCAAAGTGCTGTTATCATTGCTCTCTGTCAAAATGCCCATTACAGATGCAGACCAGATCCGAGCATTGGCCTGCAAAGCCCTGGTTGGCTTGTCGCGAAGTAGTACAGTCCGGCAGATCATCAGCAAGCTGCCCCTGTTCAGCAGCTGTCAGATCCAGCAGTTAATGAAGGAACCTGTGCTGCAGGATAAGCGCAGCGAGCATGTCAAGTTTTGCAAATATGCTGCGGAGCTGATAGAGCGTGTCTCAGGAAAACCCTTGTTGATTGGGACCGATGTCTCTCTGGCCCGACTGCAGAAGGCAGATGTGGTGGCCCAGTCGAGGATTTCATTTCCTGAGAAGGAGCTGCTCCTTTTGATCAGGAACCATCTCATCTCTAAAGGGCTAGGAGAAACTGCTACCATCCTTACAAAGGAGGCAGATCTACCCATGACAGCAGCTTCTCATTCCTCTGCCTTCACCCCAGTTCCTGCCACTTCATCTCCTGTGTCTCTGCCTCGTACCCCTCGCATAGCAAATGGCATTGCGGCCCGGTTGACTAACCATCCTTCTGTTGCTTCTGGTGCTTCCTCTGTTCACCCTCAGCCAAGGCCAGCTGGCTGCCAGGGCCCACTTGCACTGCCAGGCCCATCTCACGCCACCAACACCCCAGTGATTGGCAGGATTAGCTTTATTCGTGAGAGACCATCTCCCTGCAATGGCAGAAAAATCAGAGTGCTTCGGCAAAAATCAGACCACGGCGCCTACAGTCAGAGTCCAGCTATCAAAAAACAGCTGGACAGacaccttccttcccctcccacctTGGACAGTATAATCACAGAGTACCTTAGGGAGCAGCATGCGCGCTGCAAAAACCCTGTAGCTACTTGcccccccttttctctttttaCACCCCACCAGTGTCCTGAGCCAAAACAGAGGCGCCAAGCGCCAACTAACTTTACCTCGCGGCTGACCCGCAGGGCAGCCTTCCCAAAGTATGGCGGGGTAGATGGTGGATGCTTTGATAGACACCTTATATTTAGCAG GTTCCGTCCAATTTCTGTGTTCCGGGAAGCAAATGAAGATGAAAGTGGCTTTACGTGTTGTGCATTTTCTGCACGGGAGCGATTCCTGATGTTGGGCACCTGCACAGGGCACCTAAAACTCTACAATGTCTTTAGCGGGCAGGAGGAGGCCAGCTACAAGTGCCATAACTCTGCTATCACGCACCTTGAGCCATCCAGG GATGGTTCTTTATTGCTGACATCtgcttcctggagccagccactTTCTGCATTGTGGGGAATGAAATCTGTCTTTGAAACCAA GCATTCCTTCACGGATGACCATTATGTTGAGTTCAGTAAGCATTCTCAGGATAGGGTCATTGGCACCAAGGGGGACATTGCCCAT ATCTATGATATTCAGACTGGCAACAAGCTCTTGACTTTGTTTAACCCAGATCTTGCAAACAACTACAAGAAGAATTCTGCCACCTTTAACCCCACAGATGACCTTGTCTTAAACGATGGTGTCCTCTGGGATGTTCGCTCTGCACAGGCTATTCATAAATTCGATAAATTCAATATGACCATCAGTGGTGTTTTTCACCCGAATGGACTGGAGGTCATAGTGAACACAGAAATT TGGGACTTGCGGACTTTCCACTTGTTACACACAGTGCCTGCTTTGGATCAATGCCGTGTTGTTTTCAACCATACTGGGACAGTTATGTATGGAG CTATGCTACAAgcagatgatgaagatgatttgCTGGAAGAGAGAATGCGAAGTCCTTTTGGGTCATCCTTCAGGACATTCAATGCAACAGACTACAAACCAATTG ccacCATTGATGTGAAAAGAAACATCTTTGATCTATGTACGGACACAAAGGATTGTTATTTAGCTGTTATTGag AACCAGGGAAGTATGGATGCCATGAACATGGATACTGTTTGCAGGCTCTATGAAGTGGGCAGGCAGCGTTTGGCAGAAGATGAGGAGGATGAGGAAGAAGATCAG